A DNA window from Setaria viridis chromosome 2, Setaria_viridis_v4.0, whole genome shotgun sequence contains the following coding sequences:
- the LOC117845728 gene encoding uncharacterized protein codes for MAQSRTTEHCVQMPAHGAGQGKTAAPTPEKQLNCFVRCIALIERLGNALGTLAFTWATVVLLGGYPTALSSKDFRYATAIVSLEAARMFSHNNRLDYQLFFRTRGAVRPLGWNGLTVIVCLSNAVLYLFMIRKTYGYGYQTLKHSTRDLEIFKAWALSMIIVPAALGQILSLGALKLLSKRLRRAISLCVPLVAIMLLAPAIPYYYEGVTVVGYTLRNTMAKWIVFLLLFLAVLVLTISRLRYPRITKLTEHALGSKQVFWRRLILNSCMFAVLVMLAFMHADPFYRSVMITYEVYTLVVVTFGNLQIPAAIIRVVLASLRLGSHSYYGDDGHLDKRNPEDKTNLVPSLNIFYGMVLGQGALYIAACMLDIFSFIPQRSLARQGGFAGKWGVECVKLYYAYAFEKYMEGGVVAPKKISLITFAMDSLNSDSTKNQFYGIRMLHSLLQRDLTRTHLLSKLTTSTNTITRLINMLDWTSPRDITIRLFAAKVIAELANSLRVVTVPGTMQVVSALLDYGNQQKRGNPLLDTDDKQEEIHDLILNANVIHGEIQDAVLDTSSLLEPQDRSLQQVHIDEQNNLMLIWWQRISKFWSVPKEEPLTDQDLLPALGMSILDSLTSCDQDNCEEINKASGLISKIIGFTNYSRSDTMYTCAQWRVLVMSSLKLLHSLTSINGEIGITLRHKISKHPFLLRNLAYILVDNMSNTESRKLVAGILRNLAVHENARQAIGRIQVIISRLMHAFLTPEPSNADDDRLLRKISGQALTMLAMDSVNNCLTMLRETGYVFIKELTSIIRVDRYRCVAASLLRSMCLHAQQELEESDQRELSYALREVLERTLIADGAELEIFIGLSSQICKVIPEDFAKELEDGHIKDRFVMRLVDVLNSYTEPSSHCPGIRRVILEQAINMMEHDSRYTNCFIDRHMAEALSMVEETASEAENYSLFLGDVGLMEAREPLSSLMARAKQLLAVR; via the exons ATGGCGCAGAGCCGCACCACGGAGCACTGCGTCCAGATGCCTGCTCATGGCGCCGGCCAAGGCAAGACCGCCGCGCCCACACCGGAGAAGCAGCTCAACTGCTTCGTCCGCTGCATCGCGCTGATTGAAAGGTTGGGCAACGCCCTCGGCACGCTGGCGTTCACCTGGGCAACCGTCGTCCTGTTGGGCGGTTACCCGACGGCGCTCAGCTCCAAGGACTTCCGGTATGCAACAGCCATAGTTTCCCTTGAAGCCGCAAG GATGTTCAGCCACAACAACAGACTGGACTACCAGCTATTCTTCCGCACCAGAGGTGCAGTTAGGCCTCTTGGATGGAATGGGCTGACCGTCATTGTATGCCTTTCTAATGCTGTACTGTACCTATTCATGATCCGGAAAACATATGGGTATGGCTATCAAACGTTGAAACATTCGACTAGGGATTTGGAAATATTCAAAGCTTGGGCTCTTAGCATGATAATAGTACCTGCTGCACTAGGCCAAATTTTGTCCCTGGGAGCTCTAAAACTACTCTCTAAACGGTTACGCCGTGCTATATCGCTATGTGTTCCCTTGGTTGCAATCATGTTGCTGGCTCCGGCTATACCATATTATTATGAGGGTGTCACAGTGGTTGGATATACTCTCAGAAACACAATGGCCAAATGGATAGTTTTCCTTCTACTGTTTCTTGCAGTGCTTGTGCTTACAATCAGCAGGCTACGTTACCCAAGAATCACCAAGTTGACAGAACATGCTCTGGGCAGCAAACAAGTATTTTGGCGTCGACTGATTCTGAATTCCTGCATGTTTGCTGTGCTGGTGATGTTGGCATTCATGCATGCTGATCCATTCTATCGATCGGTGATGATCACATACGAAGTATACACTTTAGTAGTTGTGACATTTGGCAACTTACAGATTCCAGCAGCAATCATACGTGTCGTGCTCGCATCATTGCGTCTTGGATCACATTCTTACTATGGTGATGATGGCCATCTTGACAAGAGAAACCCAGAGGACAAGACAAACCTTGTCCCATCTCTAAATATCTTCTATGGGATGGTGCTCGGCCAAGGGGCACTCTACATTGCAGCCTGCATGCTCGATATCTTTTCATTCATCCCTCAGAGATCCCTTGCCCGCCAAGGTGGATTTGCAGGTAAGTGGGGTGTGGAATGTGTCAAACTGTACTATGCATATGCCTTTGAAAAATACATGGAAGGCGGAGTGGTTGCTCCAAAGAAGATCAGCCTCATCACCTTTGCCATGGATTCCCTAAATTCGGACTCAACCAAGAATCAGTTCTATGGGATTCGCATGCTGCACAGCCTTCTTCAAAGAGATCTGACCAGAACACACCTCCTTTCAAAACTCACCACTTCTACAAACACAATCACTAGATTAATCAATATGCTAGATTGGACGAGTCCAAGGGACATAACTATCAGATTATTCGCCGCAAAGGTCATTGCTGAGCTTGCAAATAGCCTCCGAGTTGTCACTGTACCTGGGACTATGCAAGTTGTATCTGCTCTATTGGATTATGGCAACCAACAGAAAAGAGGAAACCCACTTTTGGACACAGATGATAAACAAGAGGAAATACATGATCTAATTTTGAATGCTAATGTCATCCATGGTGAAATACAGGATGCAGTTCTGGACACTAGCAGTCTGTTAGAGCCACAAGACCGTTCACTCCAGCAAGTTCATATTGATGAACAGAACAATTTGATGCTCATATGGTGGCAGCGGATTTCTAAATTTTGGTCAGTCCCCAAGGAGGAACCATTGACAGACCAAGATCTTCTACCTGCACTGGGTATGTCAATTCTTGATAGTCTTACTAGTTGTGACCAGGACAATTGTGAGGAAATCAACAAAGCAAGTGGCCTCATCTCAAAGATCATAGGATTCACAAATTACAGTCGAAGTGACACCATGTATACTTGCGCTCAATGGAGGGTTCTAGTGATGTCATCATTGAAGTTGCTGCACAGTCTTACAAGCATCAATGGAGAAATCGGCATAACGCTACGGCACAAGATATCTAAGCATCCCTTCCTACTGAGAAATCTTGCATATATCCTCGTAGACAACATGAGCAACACAGAGTCAAGGAAGCTAGTGGCAGGAATCCTTAGGAATCTTGCAGTCCATGAGAACGCAAGGCAAGCAATCGGACGCATCCAAGTGATCATTTCCAGGTTGATGCATGCATTTCTCACTCCGGAACCCTCCAATGCAGATGATGATCGGTTGCTAAGGAAGATCTCCGGGCAAGCGTTGACAATGTTGGCAATGGACAGTGTCAACAACTGTCTGACCATGTTAAGGGAAACAGGGTATGTATTCATTAAGGAACTCACAAGTATAATCCGTGTTGACAGGTACAGATGCGTGGCAGCAAGTTTGTTGAGAAGTATGTGCCTGCATGCCCAGCAAGAGCTTGAAGAATCAGACCAAAGAGAACTATCTTACGCCTTGCGAGAG GTGTTAGAAAGAACATTGATTGCAGACGGGGCAGAACTAGAGATTTTCATTGGCCTTAGTTCGCAGATATGCAAAGTGATCCCAGAAGACTTCGCCAAAGAACTAGAAGACGGTCATATCAAGGACAGATTCGTGATGCGGCTCGTCGACGTGCTGAACTCATACACGGAGCCCAGCTCTCATTGCCCCGGGATCAGGAGGGTGATACTCGAGCAAGCTATAAACATGATGGAACATGACTCCCGCTACACCAACTGCTTCATCGATCGCCACATGGCGGAAGCACTGTCCATGGTGGAAGAGACAGCCTCGGAGGCCGAGAACTACAGCCTCTTCCTGGGCGATGTAGGGCTCATGGAAGCCCGCGAGCCTTTGTCCTCTCTTATGGCGAGGGCCAAACAGCTGCTGGCCGTCCGTTGA
- the LOC117844493 gene encoding protein trichome birefringence-like 11 translates to MEMASARRRANKAQCGGGGDQQIALWGACVLLSALSLLVAAASSGFGAARLTAREVGALVRATTTATTTGAAAVATRAVNDGGGSRYCSDDDDLVRSMSVDGEWVRDAAADRRRGALYEPGQCPFVDVGFRCRENGRPDGEYAKWRWRPRRCTLPSFDATRLLEILRNRRLVFVGDSIGRNQWESMLCMLASAVAAGESSNSIYEENGSPITKHKGFLSFRFRDHNCTVEHYRSPYLVRRGRPPRRSPKRVGTTLQLDAMDSRAARWKDADILVFNTGHWWNQERLQRLGCYFQDGKKLRLNMSVEDAYQRAMNTLQKWIQKEVNAVKTLVVFRTYSPAHVRVTDGGGGCAAETLPELNTSRIALHRWPGVLNPTFDEAPEKKLHVLNVTLMTAQRRDGHPSVYNNVVPSSSRTTATPAGQRADCSHWCLPGVPDAWNELLYALIVRRFS, encoded by the exons ATGGAGATGGCGAGTGCGCGGAGGAGGGCCAATAAGGCtcagtgcggcggcggcggcgaccagcaGATCGCGCTGTGGGGCGCCTGCGTGCTCCTCTCCGCCCTCTcgctgctcgtcgccgccgcctcctcggggTTCGGCGCCGCGAGGCTCACCGCCCGGGAGGTCGGCGCGCTCGTCAGGGCCACCACGACCGCGACCACGaccggcgctgccgccgtcgccacccgcgccgtgaacgacggcggcggcagcaggtactgcagcgacgacgacgacctggtCCGCAGCATGTCCGTCGACGGGGAGTGGgtgcgcgacgccgccgccgaccgccgccgcggcgcgctgtACGAGCCGGGGCAGTGCCCGTTCGTCGACGTGGGGTTTCGGTGCCGCGAGAACGGCCGGCCGGACGGCGAGTACGCCAagtggaggtggcggccgagGCGCTGCACGCTGCCAAGTTTCGACGCCACGAGGCTGCTCGAGATCCTCCGGAACCGGCGGCTGGTGTTCGTCGGCGACTCGATCGGGCGGAACCAGTGGGAGTCCATGCTGTGCATGCTCGcctcggccgtcgccgccggcgagagctCCAACTCCATATACGAGGAGAACGGGAGCCCCATCACCAAGCACAAGGGCTTCCTCTCCTTCCGGTTCCGTGACCACAACTGCACGGTGGAGCACTACCGGTCGCCGTACCTGGTCCggcgcggccgcccgccgcgccgctcgccgaaGCGCGTCGGCACCACGCTCCAGCTGGACGCCATGGATTCCAGGGCCGCCCGGTGGAAGGACGCGGACATCTTGGTGTTCAACACGGGCCACTGGTGGAACCAGGAAAGGCTGCAGCGATT AGGATGCTACTTCCAGGACGGCAAGAAGCTACGACTGAACATGAGCGTCGAGGACGCGTACCAAAGAGCGATGAACACACTGCAGAAATGGATCCAGAAGGAAGTGAACGCCGTAAAAACACTGGTCGTGTTCCGAACGTACTCACCGGCACACGTCAGGGTCACGGACGGTGGAGGAGGGTGTGCCGCGGAGACGCTGCCGGAGCTGAACACGTCGAGGATCGCGCTGCACCGGTGGCCGGGCGTACTGAACCCGACTTTTGACGAAGCACCGGAGAAGAAATTGCACGTGCTGAACGTCACCCTGATGACGGCGCAGAGGAGAGACGGCCATCCGTCGGTGTACAACAACGTGGTGCCATCGTcgtcgaggacgacggcgacgccggcggggcAGAGGGCGGACTGCAGCCACTGGTGCCTGCCCGGCGTGCCGGACGCGTGGAACGAGCTCCTCTACGCTTTGATTGTCAGGAGGTTCTCGTGA